From Variovorax sp. J2L1-78, the proteins below share one genomic window:
- a CDS encoding helix-turn-helix transcriptional regulator, translating into MICEAITPRSPITINATICGLKFFFGITLGRSELMLKMHLLRFKHPEHAAFGWAQADSSGNLWTPVTALNAAAKTERSRMRSQADNESGQRTDMQNATQRALHAAHLLQEALALLLADSTALKEHTMKRAPDRLLRLPEVESLTGLRRSAIYEQMQRGVFPRSVKAGRRAATWPESAVQSWIADRLDGRPR; encoded by the coding sequence TTGATCTGCGAGGCAATCACGCCTCGCTCTCCGATCACCATCAACGCCACGATCTGCGGCCTGAAGTTCTTCTTCGGGATCACCCTTGGTCGCAGCGAGTTGATGCTCAAGATGCATCTCTTACGCTTTAAGCACCCCGAGCACGCTGCATTCGGTTGGGCCCAGGCAGACAGCTCTGGCAACCTATGGACGCCGGTGACGGCATTGAACGCCGCCGCGAAAACCGAAAGGTCCCGCATGCGATCCCAAGCCGATAACGAATCAGGCCAGCGCACCGATATGCAGAACGCAACTCAACGAGCCTTGCACGCAGCCCATCTGCTGCAAGAGGCGCTCGCTCTGTTGCTCGCCGATTCAACAGCGTTGAAGGAGCACACCATGAAGCGCGCGCCGGACCGGCTTCTTAGACTTCCCGAGGTTGAAAGCCTGACCGGGCTGCGCAGATCCGCGATCTACGAGCAAATGCAGAGAGGCGTTTTCCCGCGATCGGTGAAGGCCGGCCGACGCGCTGCAACATGGCCTGAGAGCGCTGTGCAATCATGGATCGCAGATCGCTTGGACGGGCGCCCCCGCTGA
- a CDS encoding tyrosine-type recombinase/integrase gives MVLEDLRRRQGRPFGYPDVSLKAVRLARAEAKRDRDAGIDVVQVRKLAKLKSVVAVGETFRAAALEWYGKNEARWSSHYAIREMRNLEKDLFPYFAERRISEIQPIELLAALRRVEERGALDVASRVLQTARVVWRYALSTARTSRDITADLKGALTPHKKRHFAAITDPSKFGELIRVIRAYQGGAIVRAALQLAPMLFQRPNELRGATWAEIDLDGALWTVPAARMKRCIDGKQNGDPHLVPLPTQAVEILRTLHPVTGHGVMVFPGERSHERPISDNTLRAALLTLGYGPTVQTVHGFRATARTLLAEVLEVDPLVIEAQLAHAVKDANGRAYNRTQYVRQRTLMMQRWADYLDQLASGVVVALDKKAA, from the coding sequence GTGGTTTTGGAAGACCTACGCCGGCGGCAAGGGAGGCCGTTTGGCTACCCCGACGTTTCGCTCAAAGCCGTCCGGCTGGCCCGCGCTGAGGCCAAGCGTGACCGGGATGCCGGCATCGACGTGGTGCAGGTGCGGAAGCTTGCGAAGCTCAAAAGCGTCGTGGCGGTTGGCGAGACGTTCAGGGCGGCGGCACTGGAGTGGTACGGCAAGAATGAGGCTCGGTGGAGCAGCCACTACGCCATCCGCGAGATGCGCAACCTCGAAAAGGACCTCTTTCCGTACTTTGCCGAACGGCGGATCAGCGAAATTCAGCCAATCGAGCTGTTGGCGGCATTGCGCCGCGTGGAGGAGCGTGGCGCGTTGGATGTGGCGAGCCGAGTGTTGCAGACGGCGAGGGTAGTTTGGCGCTACGCGCTGTCGACTGCGCGCACTTCGCGCGACATCACCGCCGACCTCAAGGGCGCGCTGACGCCCCATAAGAAGCGCCACTTCGCGGCCATCACCGATCCGAGCAAGTTCGGTGAACTGATCCGAGTGATTCGCGCCTACCAAGGAGGCGCAATCGTGCGGGCCGCCCTGCAACTCGCGCCGATGCTGTTCCAGCGCCCCAACGAACTGCGTGGAGCGACATGGGCCGAGATCGACCTTGACGGGGCACTGTGGACGGTACCAGCCGCACGAATGAAGCGGTGTATCGACGGCAAGCAGAACGGTGACCCGCATCTTGTTCCATTGCCAACGCAGGCTGTTGAGATCCTGCGCACGCTGCATCCCGTCACAGGCCACGGCGTGATGGTGTTCCCTGGGGAGCGCAGTCATGAGCGGCCGATCAGTGACAACACGCTTCGCGCAGCGCTTTTGACCTTGGGCTACGGCCCGACGGTCCAAACCGTTCACGGCTTTCGAGCCACAGCACGCACGCTGTTGGCCGAAGTGCTGGAGGTCGACCCCCTGGTGATCGAGGCGCAGCTTGCCCACGCTGTGAAGGATGCCAACGGCCGAGCCTATAACCGAACGCAGTATGTGAGACAGCGCACCCTCATGATGCAGCGGTGGGCCGACTACCTTGATCAGTTGGCCAGTGGGGTTGTGGTGGCGCTTGACAAGAAGGCTGCCTGA
- a CDS encoding MerR family transcriptional regulator: MEKTLPPIPVKRYFTIGEVAELCGVKPHVLRYWEQEFTQLRPMKRRGNRRYYQHHEVLMIRRIRDLLYDQGFTISGARNKLQEFTQTERDRRKAGGSNGEGEALIDGVEATDIDPEEWEAATQFAAAVPPIATTSDAGPWQQLRRELFEIRELLVTGH; the protein is encoded by the coding sequence ATGGAGAAAACGCTCCCCCCGATTCCCGTCAAACGCTACTTCACCATCGGTGAGGTCGCCGAGTTGTGCGGGGTGAAGCCGCATGTGCTCCGTTATTGGGAGCAGGAGTTCACGCAGCTGCGTCCGATGAAGCGGCGCGGCAACCGGCGCTACTACCAGCACCACGAGGTGCTCATGATCCGCCGCATCCGCGATCTGCTCTACGACCAGGGCTTCACGATCAGCGGCGCGCGCAACAAGCTGCAGGAGTTCACCCAGACCGAGCGCGACCGTCGCAAGGCCGGCGGGTCGAACGGCGAAGGCGAGGCCTTGATCGATGGCGTCGAGGCGACCGACATCGATCCCGAAGAGTGGGAGGCAGCGACCCAGTTCGCGGCGGCAGTGCCGCCGATCGCGACGACTTCCGATGCCGGCCCTTGGCAGCAGCTGCGCCGCGAGTTGTTCGAAATTCGCGAGCTGCTGGTCACGGGGCACTGA
- a CDS encoding integration host factor subunit alpha, translated as MNVMDFTLEALETPALTKAHLAELLFEQIGLNKRESKDMVEAFFELVSTSLIEGTDVKISGFGNFQIRVKAPRPGRNPRTGEAIPIGARRVATFHASAKLKEQIQGGMVDEAEGSEDATDATAWRVGVE; from the coding sequence ATGAACGTTATGGATTTCACGCTCGAAGCCCTCGAAACGCCCGCGCTCACCAAGGCCCACCTGGCCGAACTGCTGTTCGAGCAGATCGGCCTGAACAAGCGCGAGTCCAAGGACATGGTCGAGGCCTTCTTCGAACTGGTGTCGACGAGCCTCATCGAAGGCACCGACGTCAAGATCTCCGGCTTCGGCAATTTCCAGATCCGCGTGAAGGCGCCGCGCCCCGGGCGTAACCCGCGCACCGGCGAGGCGATCCCGATCGGCGCGCGTCGCGTCGCGACCTTCCATGCCAGTGCCAAGCTCAAGGAACAGATCCAGGGCGGCATGGTTGACGAGGCGGAAGGCAGCGAAGACGCCACCGATGCGACCGCGTGGCGCGTGGGTGTGGAATAA
- the pheT gene encoding phenylalanine--tRNA ligase subunit beta, translated as MQFPESWLREFCNPPLSSAELAETLTMGGFEVEESRPAAPPFSHIVVGEIKEAVQHPNADRLRVCQVDVGQGALLNIVCGAPNARVGIKVPCALVGAELPPGDDGKPFLIKLGKLRGVESQGMLCSARELKLSDDHGGLLELSADAPLGADVRDVLQLDDTLLTLKLTPNLAHGLSVYGIARELSALTGAPLKTPTIPPVTAKLADTVAVKVLAPELCGRFSGRVVRGVTTTAKTPAWMVDRLARCGQRSVTPLVDISNYVMFEYGQPSHIFDLDKIHGGLTVRWGQAGEQLKLLNGNTVTVDEKVGVIADEQAVESLAGIMGGDATAVSDDTKNIYVEAAFWWPEAIQGRSRRFNFSTDAGHRYERGVDPSRTVQIIERITQLVIDICGGDAGPIVDETLRLPEAKPVTLRVARAARVIGMPITQAQCVDALRRLGLPIEEGEGTVIVTPAPHRFDLLIEEDLIEEVARLIGYNNLPTTAPLAPITARVRPEAQRSRFAVRHRVAALGYQETINFSFVEAHWEQDLAGNANPVKLLNPIASQMSVMRSSLIGSLLQVLKFNLDRKAPRVRVFEAGRVFLRDDTVETTDSTVKGISQPMRLAGLAWGDAEAARWDGKPQRVDFYDVKGDVEALLAPRVPTFEVAEHPALHPGRSARVLVDGRVIGVVGELHPRWRQKWDFAQAPIVFELDLEALAARSVPVAKPVPKFQAVERDIAVVVAESVTHGALMQAIGLASTGGLLRDVVLFDIYRPQTARDGMVTATGGLAAGEKSMAVRLSFQDDAATLTDEQVDPAVRAIVDRLAADFGARLRG; from the coding sequence ATGCAATTCCCCGAGTCCTGGTTGCGCGAGTTCTGCAACCCGCCGCTGTCCAGCGCCGAACTGGCCGAGACGCTCACCATGGGGGGCTTCGAAGTCGAAGAGAGCCGCCCCGCCGCACCGCCTTTCAGCCACATCGTCGTCGGCGAGATCAAGGAAGCCGTGCAGCACCCCAACGCCGATCGCCTGCGTGTGTGCCAGGTCGACGTGGGGCAGGGCGCCTTGCTCAACATCGTGTGCGGCGCACCGAATGCGCGCGTCGGCATCAAGGTGCCGTGCGCGCTCGTGGGTGCTGAACTGCCACCCGGCGACGATGGCAAGCCCTTCCTCATCAAGCTGGGCAAGCTGCGCGGCGTGGAGAGCCAGGGCATGCTGTGCTCGGCGCGCGAGCTGAAGCTCAGCGACGACCACGGCGGCTTGCTCGAGCTGTCGGCGGATGCACCCCTTGGCGCCGACGTGCGCGACGTGCTCCAACTCGACGACACGCTGCTCACGCTCAAGCTGACGCCGAACCTGGCGCATGGCCTGTCGGTCTACGGCATCGCGCGCGAGCTGTCGGCGCTGACCGGCGCGCCGCTCAAGACGCCGACCATTCCGCCCGTCACGGCAAAGCTGGCCGACACGGTGGCGGTGAAGGTGCTGGCGCCCGAACTCTGCGGTCGCTTTTCCGGCCGCGTCGTGCGCGGCGTGACCACCACGGCCAAGACGCCCGCCTGGATGGTCGACCGCCTGGCGCGCTGCGGCCAGCGCAGCGTCACGCCGCTGGTCGATATCTCCAACTACGTGATGTTCGAGTACGGCCAGCCGTCGCACATCTTCGATCTCGACAAGATCCACGGCGGCCTCACGGTGCGCTGGGGCCAGGCCGGCGAACAGCTCAAGCTGCTCAATGGCAACACCGTCACGGTCGACGAGAAGGTCGGAGTCATCGCCGATGAACAGGCGGTCGAGTCGCTCGCCGGCATCATGGGCGGCGACGCGACCGCCGTGTCGGACGACACGAAGAACATCTACGTCGAAGCCGCCTTCTGGTGGCCCGAAGCGATCCAGGGCCGCTCGCGCCGCTTCAATTTCTCGACCGATGCCGGCCATCGCTACGAACGTGGCGTGGACCCGAGCCGCACGGTGCAGATCATCGAACGAATCACGCAGCTCGTGATCGACATCTGCGGCGGCGACGCTGGCCCGATCGTCGACGAGACGCTGCGCCTGCCCGAAGCCAAACCGGTGACGCTGCGCGTCGCCCGCGCGGCCCGCGTGATCGGCATGCCCATCACACAGGCGCAATGCGTCGATGCGCTGCGCCGGCTGGGCCTGCCGATCGAGGAGGGCGAGGGCACGGTCATCGTCACGCCCGCGCCGCACCGCTTCGACCTGCTGATCGAGGAAGACCTGATCGAAGAGGTGGCGCGCCTCATCGGCTATAACAATCTGCCGACCACCGCGCCGCTCGCGCCGATCACTGCACGCGTGCGGCCCGAAGCGCAACGCAGCCGTTTCGCGGTGCGCCATCGCGTCGCCGCGCTGGGCTACCAGGAAACCATCAACTTCAGCTTCGTCGAAGCGCACTGGGAACAAGACCTCGCCGGCAATGCGAACCCGGTGAAGCTGCTGAACCCGATCGCCAGCCAAATGAGCGTGATGCGCTCGTCGCTGATCGGCTCATTGCTGCAGGTGCTCAAGTTCAACCTCGACCGCAAGGCGCCGCGTGTGCGCGTGTTCGAGGCGGGCCGCGTGTTCCTGCGCGACGACACGGTCGAGACCACCGACAGCACCGTCAAGGGCATTTCGCAGCCGATGCGCCTGGCCGGCCTGGCCTGGGGCGACGCCGAGGCGGCGCGCTGGGACGGCAAGCCGCAGCGCGTGGACTTCTACGACGTGAAGGGCGATGTCGAGGCGTTGCTCGCCCCGCGCGTGCCGACCTTCGAGGTCGCCGAGCACCCGGCGCTGCACCCGGGGCGTTCGGCCCGGGTGCTGGTCGACGGACGCGTCATCGGCGTGGTCGGCGAACTGCATCCGCGCTGGCGTCAGAAGTGGGACTTCGCGCAGGCACCGATCGTGTTCGAACTCGACCTCGAGGCCCTGGCCGCGCGATCGGTGCCGGTCGCGAAGCCGGTCCCGAAGTTCCAGGCGGTCGAGCGCGACATCGCCGTTGTCGTGGCCGAAAGCGTCACGCACGGCGCGTTGATGCAGGCCATCGGGTTGGCGTCGACCGGCGGCCTGCTGCGCGATGTGGTGCTGTTCGACATCTACCGGCCGCAGACGGCGCGTGATGGCATGGTCACCGCGACTGGCGGCCTCGCCGCGGGCGAGAAGAGCATGGCCGTTCGCCTGAGCTTCCAGGACGATGCCGCCACGCTGACCGACGAGCAGGTCGACCCGGCCGTGCGCGCGATCGTCGACCGACTGGCGGCCGACTTCGGCGCGCGCCTCAGAGGATGA
- the pheS gene encoding phenylalanine--tRNA ligase subunit alpha yields MNELDSLVDTARVAFAQAKAPADLENAKALFLGKAGRITELMKGMAQLPVDEKKSRGAAINVVKQAIEAALTERRQQLADEELAVQLRAESLDVTLPGRRPAGGGLHPVSRTLERIEAIFSSMGFDVADGPEIESDWHSFTSLNNPPNHPARSMQDTFYVDINGDDGVPYNLRPHTSPMQVRYAHQHIKKYAAQFDAAANDTTGTTKAPEIRVIAPGRTYRVDSDATHSPMFHQCEGLWLGENVSFKDLKVVFTDFCRTFFESDDLVLRFRPSFFPFTEPSAEIDIQFQSGPLAGRWLEVAGSGQVHPNVVRNMGLDPERYIGFAFGMGPDRLTMLRYGVNDLRLFFDGDLRFLSQFQ; encoded by the coding sequence ATGAACGAGTTGGACTCCCTGGTCGACACCGCACGGGTCGCCTTTGCCCAAGCCAAGGCGCCGGCCGATCTCGAGAACGCCAAGGCGCTGTTTCTCGGCAAGGCCGGCCGCATCACCGAGCTGATGAAGGGCATGGCCCAGTTGCCGGTCGACGAGAAGAAGTCGCGCGGCGCGGCGATCAATGTGGTCAAGCAGGCGATCGAGGCGGCCCTGACCGAGCGCCGCCAGCAACTGGCCGATGAAGAACTGGCGGTGCAGCTGCGCGCCGAGTCGCTCGACGTGACGCTGCCGGGGCGTCGGCCCGCCGGCGGTGGCCTCCATCCGGTGAGCCGCACCCTGGAGCGCATCGAGGCGATCTTCTCCAGCATGGGTTTCGATGTGGCCGACGGCCCGGAAATCGAGAGCGACTGGCACAGCTTCACCTCGCTCAACAACCCGCCGAACCACCCGGCGCGTTCGATGCAGGACACCTTCTATGTCGACATCAACGGCGATGACGGCGTTCCGTACAACCTGCGTCCGCACACCAGCCCGATGCAGGTGCGCTACGCCCACCAGCACATCAAGAAGTACGCGGCGCAGTTCGACGCCGCCGCCAACGACACGACCGGTACCACGAAGGCGCCCGAGATCCGCGTGATTGCACCGGGCCGCACCTACCGCGTCGACAGCGATGCCACGCACTCGCCGATGTTCCACCAGTGCGAAGGCCTGTGGCTCGGCGAGAACGTCAGCTTCAAGGACCTGAAGGTCGTCTTCACCGACTTCTGCCGCACCTTCTTCGAAAGCGACGACCTGGTGCTGCGCTTCCGACCGAGCTTCTTCCCCTTCACCGAGCCCAGCGCCGAGATCGACATCCAGTTCCAGAGCGGCCCGCTGGCCGGCCGCTGGCTCGAGGTCGCGGGCTCCGGCCAGGTGCACCCGAACGTCGTGCGCAACATGGGGCTGGACCCCGAGCGCTACATCGGCTTCGCCTTCGGCATGGGCCCCGACCGGCTCACGATGCTGCGCTACGGCGTGAACGACCTGCGGCTGTTCTTCGACGGCGACCTGCGCTTTCTGTCGCAGTTCCAGTAA
- the rplT gene encoding 50S ribosomal protein L20, which yields MPRVKRGVTARARHKKVLALAKGFRGRRGNVFRVAKQAVMKAGQYAYRDRRTKKRVFRQLWIARINAASRELGMTYSQFANGIRKAGIEIDRKVLADIAVHDKAAFAGIVEQVKAKLAA from the coding sequence ATGCCTCGCGTCAAACGTGGTGTAACGGCTCGCGCCCGCCACAAGAAAGTTCTCGCCCTCGCCAAGGGTTTCCGCGGTCGCCGCGGCAACGTCTTCCGCGTCGCCAAACAGGCGGTGATGAAGGCAGGTCAATATGCCTACCGTGACCGCCGCACCAAGAAGCGCGTGTTCCGTCAGTTGTGGATCGCGCGTATCAACGCCGCGTCCCGCGAACTGGGCATGACCTACAGCCAGTTCGCCAACGGCATCCGCAAGGCCGGTATCGAGATCGACCGCAAGGTCCTGGCCGATATCGCCGTGCACGACAAGGCCGCTTTTGCCGGCATCGTGGAGCAGGTCAAGGCCAAGCTGGCTGCTTGA
- the rpmI gene encoding 50S ribosomal protein L35, with protein MPKMKTKSSAKKRFRVRPGGTVKRGQAFKRHILTKKTTKNKRHLRGAVTVHETNMVSMAAMLPGMGI; from the coding sequence ATGCCCAAAATGAAGACCAAGAGCAGCGCGAAAAAACGTTTCCGCGTTCGTCCCGGTGGCACCGTCAAGCGCGGTCAAGCCTTCAAGCGTCACATCCTGACCAAGAAGACCACCAAGAACAAGCGCCACCTGCGCGGTGCAGTGACGGTTCACGAAACCAACATGGTTTCGATGGCTGCCATGCTGCCCGGCATGGGCATTTAA
- the infC gene encoding translation initiation factor IF-3, with protein MLTIATAFRDRRHREERQHRLNREIMAPEVRLVGPENEPLGVMSISEALRLAGEADVDLVEVVAAANPPVCRLIEYGKFKYHEQKKAAEAKSKQKVIEVKEIKFRPGTDDGDYNIKMRNIKRFLEEGDKCKITLRFRGREITHQELGLALLNRIRDELADLITVEQFPKLEGRQMIMMIAPGRKKAGAAAKPAGDAAAAPATASA; from the coding sequence ATTCTGACCATCGCTACTGCATTTCGCGACCGCCGCCACCGCGAGGAACGCCAACACCGCCTGAACCGGGAAATCATGGCCCCGGAAGTCCGCCTGGTCGGCCCGGAAAACGAGCCATTGGGTGTCATGAGTATTTCCGAGGCCCTGCGTCTGGCCGGTGAGGCCGACGTGGACCTGGTCGAGGTGGTGGCTGCGGCCAATCCGCCGGTCTGCCGTCTGATCGAGTACGGGAAGTTCAAGTACCACGAGCAGAAGAAAGCCGCGGAAGCGAAGTCGAAGCAGAAGGTCATCGAGGTCAAGGAAATCAAGTTCCGGCCCGGTACCGACGATGGCGACTACAACATCAAGATGCGCAACATCAAGCGTTTTCTTGAAGAGGGCGACAAATGCAAGATCACGCTGCGCTTCCGTGGCCGCGAGATCACGCACCAGGAGCTGGGGCTGGCTTTGCTCAATCGCATTCGCGACGAGCTGGCCGACTTGATCACTGTCGAGCAGTTTCCGAAACTGGAAGGTCGCCAGATGATCATGATGATCGCGCCGGGCCGTAAGAAGGCTGGTGCGGCGGCAAAGCCAGCAGGCGATGCCGCGGCAGCACCCGCAACGGCTTCGGCCTGA
- the thrS gene encoding threonine--tRNA ligase, protein MIQITLPDNSRREYPGPVSVADVAQSIGPGLAKMTVAGKVDGKLVDASDIIDHDARLQIITPKDEEGLEIIRHSTAHLVGHAVKQLYPTAKMVIGPVIDEGFYYDISYERPFTPEDMAAIEERMKALIAQDYDVVKKMTPRAEVIEVFKSRGEDYKLRLVEDMPDEQAMGLYYHQEYVDMCRGPHVPNTRFLKVFKLTKLAGAYWRGDAKNEQLQRIYGTAWADKKQLEQYIQRIEEAEKRDHRKLGKELDLFHIDEVAPGVVFWHPKGWAVWQAVEQYMRAIYRDTGYWEVKGPQILDKSLWEKTGHWQNYRDNMFTTESEKREYALKPMNCPGHVLIFKSDLRSYRDLPLRYGEFGQCHRNEPSGALHGIMRVRGFTQDDGHIFCTEDQILEECVNYTAQLQKVYADFGFTEILYKVATRPDNRVGSDELWDKAEHAVMEALRRSGVDFIISPGDGAFYGPKIEYTLKDALGRQWQCGTMQVDFNTAERLGGEYVTETSGRAHPVMLHRAIVGSLERFIGMLIEHHSGALPAWLAPVHVAVLNISEGQADYAASVAKTLQNQGLRVQLDLHNEKITYKIRKHSLQKLPYILVVGDKEKEAGAVAVRARGNVDLGAMSVEAFSQKIADDIQHKR, encoded by the coding sequence ATGATCCAGATCACGCTTCCTGACAACTCGCGACGCGAGTACCCCGGCCCGGTGTCGGTGGCCGACGTGGCCCAGTCCATCGGCCCCGGCCTTGCCAAGATGACGGTGGCCGGCAAGGTCGACGGCAAGCTCGTCGACGCCAGCGACATCATCGACCACGACGCCCGGCTCCAGATCATCACGCCAAAGGACGAGGAAGGCCTCGAGATCATTCGCCACTCCACGGCCCACCTGGTCGGCCACGCGGTCAAGCAGCTGTACCCGACGGCCAAGATGGTGATCGGGCCGGTGATCGACGAAGGCTTTTACTACGACATCTCCTACGAGCGCCCCTTCACGCCCGAGGACATGGCGGCGATCGAGGAGCGCATGAAGGCGCTGATCGCGCAGGACTACGACGTCGTCAAGAAGATGACGCCGCGTGCCGAGGTGATCGAGGTGTTCAAGTCGCGCGGCGAGGACTACAAACTGCGGCTGGTCGAGGACATGCCCGACGAGCAGGCCATGGGCCTGTACTACCACCAGGAATACGTCGACATGTGCCGCGGCCCGCACGTGCCGAACACGCGTTTCCTGAAGGTCTTCAAGCTCACGAAGCTGGCCGGCGCCTACTGGCGTGGCGATGCCAAGAACGAGCAGCTGCAGCGCATCTACGGCACGGCCTGGGCCGACAAGAAGCAGCTCGAGCAGTACATCCAGCGCATCGAGGAAGCCGAGAAGCGCGACCACCGCAAGCTGGGCAAGGAACTCGACCTGTTCCACATCGACGAGGTGGCACCGGGCGTGGTGTTCTGGCACCCCAAGGGCTGGGCGGTGTGGCAGGCCGTCGAGCAGTACATGCGCGCCATCTACCGCGACACGGGCTACTGGGAAGTGAAGGGCCCGCAGATTCTCGACAAGAGCCTGTGGGAGAAGACGGGCCACTGGCAGAACTACCGCGACAACATGTTCACGACGGAGTCGGAAAAGCGTGAATACGCGCTCAAGCCGATGAACTGCCCGGGCCACGTGCTGATCTTCAAGAGCGACCTGCGCAGCTACCGCGACCTGCCGCTGCGCTATGGCGAGTTCGGCCAGTGCCACCGCAACGAGCCGAGCGGCGCGCTCCACGGCATCATGCGCGTGCGCGGCTTCACGCAGGACGACGGGCACATCTTCTGCACGGAAGACCAGATCCTGGAAGAGTGCGTCAACTACACGGCGCAACTGCAGAAGGTGTACGCCGACTTCGGCTTCACGGAGATCCTCTACAAGGTCGCCACGCGGCCGGACAACCGCGTGGGCTCGGACGAACTGTGGGACAAGGCCGAGCATGCCGTCATGGAGGCGCTGCGCCGTTCGGGGGTGGACTTCATCATCTCGCCGGGCGACGGTGCCTTCTACGGCCCCAAGATCGAATACACGCTCAAGGACGCCCTGGGCCGTCAGTGGCAGTGCGGCACGATGCAGGTGGACTTCAACACGGCTGAGCGTCTGGGCGGCGAGTACGTGACGGAGACGAGTGGCCGCGCGCACCCGGTGATGCTGCACCGCGCCATCGTCGGCAGCCTCGAGCGCTTCATCGGCATGCTCATCGAACACCACTCCGGCGCGTTGCCCGCATGGCTGGCGCCGGTGCATGTCGCGGTGCTCAATATCAGCGAGGGGCAGGCCGACTACGCAGCATCAGTGGCGAAAACGCTGCAGAATCAAGGGCTTAGAGTTCAGCTCGATCTGCACAACGAGAAGATTACGTATAAAATACGCAAGCATTCGTTGCAAAAGCTCCCGTACATCCTTGTCGTAGGCGACAAGGAGAAGGAAGCAGGTGCCGTCGCAGTGCGCGCCCGGGGCAATGTTGACCTCGGTGCCATGTCGGTAGAAGCGTTCTCGCAAAAGATCGCCGACGACATTCAACACAAACGCTGA
- the aceA gene encoding isocitrate lyase: MPQTFTEQLSREQQIAALEKDWATNPRWKGIKRGYSAAEVVRLRGSFPIEHTLARRGAEKLWDLVHSEPYVNCLGALTGGQAMQQVKAGIKAIYLSGWQVAADNNSYASMYPDQSLYPVDSVPTVVERINNTFRRADEIQWSKGTNPGDAGYVDYFAPIVADAEAGFGGVLNAFELMKAMIKAGAGGVHFEDQLASVKKCGHMGGKVLVPTTEAVQKLIAARMAADVCGTPTLVIARTDAEAADLITSDYDENDKPFITGERTAEGFYRTKKGMDQAISRAVAYAHYADLVWCETGTPDLEFARKFAEAVHKVHPGKLLAYNCSPSFNWKKNLDDATIAKFQKELGAMGYKYQFITLAGIHSMWFNMFDLAQDYAQRGMSAYVEKVQEPEFAARERGYTFVSHQQEVGTGYFDEVTTVIQGGKSSVTALTGSTEEEQFH, from the coding sequence ATGCCGCAGACCTTCACCGAACAACTCAGTCGTGAACAACAGATCGCCGCCCTCGAGAAAGACTGGGCCACGAACCCGCGCTGGAAGGGCATCAAGCGCGGCTACAGCGCCGCCGAGGTCGTGCGGCTGCGCGGCTCCTTCCCCATCGAGCACACCCTGGCACGTCGCGGTGCAGAGAAGCTCTGGGACCTCGTGCACAGCGAGCCCTACGTGAACTGCCTCGGCGCGCTCACCGGCGGCCAGGCCATGCAGCAAGTCAAGGCCGGTATCAAGGCGATCTATCTGTCGGGCTGGCAGGTGGCCGCGGACAACAACAGCTACGCGTCGATGTACCCGGACCAGTCGCTGTACCCGGTGGATTCGGTGCCGACGGTGGTCGAACGCATCAACAACACCTTCCGCCGTGCCGACGAGATCCAGTGGTCGAAGGGCACCAACCCGGGCGATGCGGGTTACGTCGACTACTTCGCGCCGATCGTGGCGGACGCCGAAGCAGGCTTCGGTGGCGTGCTCAACGCCTTCGAGCTGATGAAGGCCATGATCAAGGCCGGTGCCGGTGGCGTGCACTTCGAAGACCAGCTCGCATCGGTGAAGAAGTGCGGTCACATGGGTGGCAAGGTGCTGGTGCCGACCACCGAGGCCGTGCAGAAGCTCATCGCCGCGCGCATGGCGGCCGACGTGTGCGGCACGCCGACGCTGGTCATCGCACGCACCGATGCCGAGGCCGCCGACCTGATCACCAGCGACTACGACGAGAACGACAAGCCCTTCATCACCGGCGAGCGCACGGCCGAAGGCTTCTACCGCACGAAGAAGGGCATGGACCAGGCCATCAGCCGCGCCGTGGCTTACGCGCACTATGCCGACCTGGTGTGGTGCGAGACGGGCACGCCCGACCTCGAGTTCGCCCGCAAGTTCGCCGAAGCCGTGCACAAGGTGCACCCGGGCAAGCTGCTGGCCTACAACTGCTCGCCGTCCTTCAACTGGAAGAAGAACCTCGACGACGCGACCATCGCCAAGTTCCAGAAGGAACTGGGCGCGATGGGCTACAAGTACCAGTTCATCACGCTGGCCGGCATCCACTCGATGTGGTTCAACATGTTCGATCTGGCGCAGGACTATGCACAGCGCGGCATGTCGGCCTATGTCGAGAAGGTGCAGGAGCCCGAGTTCGCAGCACGCGAGCGCGGCTACACCTTCGTGTCGCACCAGCAGGAAGTCGGTACCGGCTACTTCGACGAAGTGACCACCGTCATCCAGGGTGGCAAGTCCAGCGTGACGGCGCTGACTGGCTCCACCGAGGAAGAGCAGTTCCACTGA